In the Synechococcus sp. UW179A genome, one interval contains:
- the clpP gene encoding ATP-dependent Clp endopeptidase proteolytic subunit ClpP, giving the protein MIPIVIEESGRGERAFDIYSRLLRERIIFLGEAVTSESANRIVAQLLFLEAEDPEKDIYLYINSPGGSVYDGLGIFDTMQHIKPDVHTVCVGLAASMGAFLLCAGTKGKRSSLQHSRIMIHQPLGGARGQASDIRIQADEILFLKDRLNRELADRTSQPLDKIQTDTDRDFFMSPSEAKDYGLIDSVIDKRPVHSV; this is encoded by the coding sequence ATGATCCCCATCGTGATTGAGGAATCCGGACGCGGGGAAAGGGCGTTTGATATTTATTCGCGCTTGCTGCGCGAGCGAATCATCTTTCTCGGTGAAGCTGTCACAAGTGAGTCGGCCAACAGGATTGTTGCCCAGCTGCTGTTTCTTGAAGCAGAGGATCCTGAAAAGGACATCTACCTCTACATCAATTCTCCGGGAGGATCTGTTTACGACGGTCTTGGCATTTTTGACACCATGCAGCACATCAAGCCCGATGTTCATACCGTCTGCGTCGGCCTTGCAGCCAGCATGGGTGCGTTTCTTCTGTGTGCGGGTACTAAAGGAAAGCGAAGCAGCCTTCAGCATTCACGCATCATGATTCACCAGCCTCTCGGTGGGGCAAGGGGACAGGCCAGTGATATTCGTATTCAGGCTGACGAAATTCTTTTCTTGAAAGATCGTTTGAATAGGGAGCTTGCTGACAGAACCAGTCAACCTCTTGACAAAATCCAGACCGATACTGATCGCGATTTCTTTATGTCCCCATCTGAAGCCAAGGATTATGGATTAATCGACAGCGTTATTGATAAACGTCCCGTACATTCGGTTTGA